A stretch of Triticum aestivum cultivar Chinese Spring chromosome 1D, IWGSC CS RefSeq v2.1, whole genome shotgun sequence DNA encodes these proteins:
- the LOC123165422 gene encoding peroxidase 5, with product MGGSSTFMLAPAMATTALILLLVLSSSPAVVAWKDSGLSVGFYRELCPKAEKVVRRVVTKAFKKEPGTPGDIIRLFFHDCFVRGCDASVLLESTPGNTAERDSKPNNPSLDGFEVISDAKEILEKLCPQTVSCADILALSARDGAFLASGLDYAIPTGRRDGLVSKADEVLPSVPHPDFHHDQLIGNFTAKGFTAEELVTLSGAHSIGTSHCSSFTDRLYKYYNDGAYGTDPAMPAAYAERLKKKCPPETAAHNDTTMVQLDDVTPFVMDNQYYKNLLAGTVAFDSDMALMDDPETAALVELYAREPSDYWTERFAAAMVKISKMDVLTGSEGEIRLNCSKVN from the exons ATGGGCGGTTCGTCGACGTTCATGCTGGCGCCTGCCATGGCGACGACGGCGCTGATACTCCTCCTGGTGTTGTCGTCTTCGCCAGCGGTGGTGGCGTGGAAAGATTCCGGGCTGTCCGTCGGGTTCTACAGGGAGTTGTGTCCCAAGGCGGAGAAGGTCGTCCGGCGAGTCGTCACCAAGGCATTCAAGAAGGAGCCTGGCACCCCTGGCGACATCATCCGACTCTTTTTCCACGACTGCTTTGTCCGC GGTTGTGACGCCTCGGTGCTACTCGAGTCAACACCAGGGAACACCGCGGAGAGGGACTCGAAGCCAAACAACCCCAGCTTGGATGGTTTCGAAGTCATAAGTGACGCCAAGGAGATTCTCGAGAAACTTTGCCCACAAACCGTCTCTTGTGCCGACATTCTAGCCCTCTCTGCTCGTGATGGTGCCTTCCTCGCTAGCGGGCTCGACTATGCCATTCCGACGGGTCGGCGTGATGGACTCGTCTCCAAGGCAGACGAGGTTCTCCCTAGTGTCCCTCACCCCGACTTCCACCATGATCAGCTTATCGGAAACTTCACTGCAAAAG GTTTTACGGCGGAGGAGCTGGTGACACTGTCTGGAGCCCACTCCATCGGCACCTCACACTGCTCGTCATTCACGGACCGTTTGTACAAGTACTACAACGACGGCGCATACGGCACTGACCCGGCGATGCCGGCGGCATACGCGGAGCGCCTCAAGAAGAAGTGCCCTCCGGAGACGGCGGCGCACAACGACACCACAATGGTGCAGCTCGACGACGTGACACCGTTCGTGATGGACAACCAGTACTACAAGAACTTGCTGGCCGGCACGGTGGCCTTTGACTCGGATATGGCGCTCATGGACGACCCTGAGACGGCGGCCCTCGTCGAGCTCTACGCCCGGGAGCCCTCCGACTACTGGACCGAGCGATTCGCCGCCGCGATGGTGAAGATCAGCAAGATGGACGTGCTCACCGGCAGCGAGGGGGAGATCAGGCTGAACTGCTCCAAGGTGAACTAG